Proteins from one Microtus pennsylvanicus isolate mMicPen1 chromosome 7, mMicPen1.hap1, whole genome shotgun sequence genomic window:
- the Them4 gene encoding acyl-coenzyme A thioesterase THEM4, which produces MLRSCATRLRALAVPPARRPRAVWRLFSSEKVIPKDYGLPNPSWSKDLRLLFDQFMKKCEDGSWKRLPSYRQNPTQTLKDFQTRFVDPRFMNEEQVSKAQQFSRSLEEGLGFEYVMFYNKVEKKMVCLFQGGLHLQGVPGFVHGGAIATIIDVTTGKCAIAEGIAMTANLNIDYKKPIPLCSVVVVTSQLSKTEGRKLFISCTVQSVDEKTLYTQATALFIKLDPDKRLT; this is translated from the exons ATGCTAAGAAGCTGCGCTACGCGCCTGCGCGCTCTTGCTGTCCCGCCTGCGAGGAGGCCCAGAGCAGTGTGG aGGTTATTTTCCTCTGAGAAAGTCATTCCCAAGGACTATGGTCTCCCAAACCCCAGCTGGAGCAAGGACCTAAGACTCCTCTTTGACCAGTTCATGAAGAAATGTGAAGATGGCTCCTGGAAACGTTTGCCCTCATACAGACAAAATCCTACTCAAACCCTTAAAGACTTCCAAACCCGTTTTGTTG atccCAGGTTTATGAATGAAGAACAAGTGTCAAAGGCCCAACAGTTCAGTAGAAGCTTAGAGGAAGGCCTGGGGTTTGAGTATGTGATGTTCTATAATAAAGTGGAGAAGaagatggtttgtttgtttcaaggaGGTCTTCACCTGCAAGGGGTACCTGG ATTTGTTCATGGAGGTGCCATTGCAACTATCATCGATGTTACTACTGGCAAGTGTGCAATTGCTGAGGGAATTGCCATGACTGCCAACCTCAACATCGACTACAAAAA ACCTATTCCCCTTTGTTCTGTTGTGGTGGTAACCAGCCAACTTAGTAAGACTGAAGGAAGGAAACTTTTTATTTCCTGTACTGTTCAGAGTGTTGATGAGAAGACGTTATACACACAGGCAACAG